One region of Deltaproteobacteria bacterium genomic DNA includes:
- the ispE gene encoding 4-(cytidine 5'-diphospho)-2-C-methyl-D-erythritol kinase: MRAFTRVCPAKVNLCLKVVGRRPDGYHNLITVMQPLTLADRVTLTLTGEEIVLECDHPELPKNSRNLAYRAAQAFQTEIGQEFGVQIQLRKNIPLAAGLGGGSSDAAGVLLGLNALKGYPLSGLALHRLAGKLGADVPFFLLSGPALGRGIGTQLTPLRLPAYWYVLINPGIQVPTAWVYANLTLPLGSPGDAEISARLTPETWASWFYNDLESVTMKAFPQLAILKAALGDQGALAALMSGSGPTVFGVFANPQAARRAAQHLESSLDEWIQVAQGISGDHLLIGPKETC, translated from the coding sequence GTGCGCGCCTTTACCCGGGTCTGCCCCGCCAAGGTTAATCTGTGCCTCAAAGTGGTAGGCCGACGTCCGGATGGCTACCACAATCTGATCACGGTGATGCAACCTTTGACTCTGGCCGACCGGGTTACCCTGACTCTGACCGGGGAGGAGATTGTTCTGGAGTGCGATCATCCGGAGTTGCCTAAAAACAGCCGCAACCTGGCCTATCGAGCAGCCCAAGCTTTTCAGACCGAGATCGGCCAGGAGTTCGGGGTCCAGATCCAGCTCCGGAAGAACATCCCCCTAGCCGCCGGGTTAGGCGGGGGCAGCAGTGATGCGGCCGGGGTGTTATTGGGGCTAAATGCCCTGAAAGGCTATCCTCTCTCGGGCCTGGCTTTGCATCGACTGGCCGGTAAGCTTGGAGCCGATGTCCCGTTCTTCCTGCTCTCCGGCCCAGCGTTAGGCCGGGGGATCGGGACGCAATTGACGCCTTTGAGGTTGCCGGCTTACTGGTATGTTCTCATTAATCCGGGAATCCAGGTTCCTACCGCCTGGGTTTATGCCAATCTGACGCTGCCCTTAGGCAGCCCCGGTGATGCGGAAATCAGTGCCCGATTAACCCCGGAGACCTGGGCTAGTTGGTTTTACAATGATCTGGAATCGGTAACCATGAAGGCTTTTCCACAACTGGCGATTCTCAAAGCGGCCTTGGGTGATCAGGGTGCCCTGGCCGCCTTAATGTCCGGCAGTGGCCCTACCGTTTTCGGGGTTTTTGCAAACCCTCAAGCAGCCCGGCGGGCAGCCCAGCACCTTGAGAGCTCTTTGGATGAGTGGATCCAGGTTGCCCAGGGGATTTCTGGCGACCATCTGCTGATTGGCCCAAAGGAGACTTGCTGA